Proteins encoded in a region of the Clostridium beijerinckii genome:
- a CDS encoding D-amino acid aminotransferase yields MENLGYYNGKFGLLEEMTVPMLDRVCYFGDGVYDATYSRNHKIFALDEHIERFYNSAGLLGIKIPYSKEQVKEILKEMVLRVDSGEQFVYWQITRGTGMRNHAFPGDEVPANLWIMLKPLNIKDMSKKLKLITLEDTRFLHCNIKTLNLLPSVIASQKTEEAGCQEAVFHRGDRVTECAHSNVSILKDGILKTAPTDNLILPGIARAHLIKMCKSFNIPVDETAFTLKELMEADEVIVTSSGQFCMATSEIDGIPVGGKAPELVKKLQDALLNEFLEETKTE; encoded by the coding sequence ATGGAGAATTTAGGTTATTATAATGGAAAGTTTGGATTATTAGAGGAAATGACAGTGCCAATGCTTGATCGTGTTTGTTATTTTGGAGATGGAGTTTATGATGCTACTTATAGCAGAAATCATAAGATTTTTGCATTGGACGAGCATATTGAAAGATTTTACAACAGCGCTGGTTTATTAGGAATTAAAATTCCTTATTCAAAGGAGCAAGTAAAAGAAATCCTTAAGGAGATGGTATTAAGGGTTGATTCAGGAGAACAATTTGTATATTGGCAAATTACTAGAGGAACTGGAATGAGAAATCATGCTTTTCCTGGAGATGAGGTCCCTGCAAATCTATGGATTATGTTAAAACCATTAAATATTAAGGATATGTCAAAAAAATTAAAGTTAATCACTTTAGAAGACACTAGATTTTTACACTGTAATATCAAAACCTTAAATTTATTACCAAGTGTAATTGCATCTCAAAAAACTGAAGAGGCAGGATGTCAGGAAGCTGTATTTCATAGAGGGGATAGAGTAACTGAATGTGCACATAGCAATGTATCAATTCTTAAAGATGGTATATTAAAAACTGCTCCAACAGACAATTTAATTTTACCTGGTATAGCAAGAGCTCACCTTATTAAAATGTGTAAATCATTTAATATTCCTGTAGATGAAACAGCATTTACCTTGAAGGAATTAATGGAGGCAGATGAAGTTATTGTTACTAGTTCAGGTCAATTTTGTATGGCAACTAGTGAAATAGATGGAATACCTGTAGGGGGAAAAGCACCAGAGCTTGTAAAGAAATTACAAGATGCATTGTTAAATGAGTTTTTAGAAGAAACAAAAACAGAATAG
- a CDS encoding ABC transporter ATP-binding protein: MSLLSVEKLTIKFGGLTAVSDVNMEIGEHQLIGLIGPNGAGKTTLFNMLTGVYKPTEGKIQLNGERIDGTKPYDITSKHIARTFQNIRLFTELTVLENVMISFNFQAKSSLFTSIIKTPAHIYEEQKMKQEALEILKIFKLDDSADELASNLPYGKQRRLEIARALAAKPKLLLLDEPAAGMNPQETVELTELIRWIKNEFKISILLIEHDMKLVMNVCEYIYVLSFGEIIAKGIPKEIQKNPQVIEAYLGKGAAQ, encoded by the coding sequence ATGTCTTTACTTTCAGTAGAAAAATTAACAATAAAATTTGGTGGTCTTACTGCCGTTTCTGATGTAAATATGGAAATTGGGGAACATCAATTAATTGGTCTTATAGGTCCAAATGGTGCAGGTAAAACAACTCTTTTTAATATGCTTACTGGCGTATATAAACCAACAGAAGGAAAAATACAATTAAATGGTGAACGTATTGATGGAACTAAACCTTATGATATTACATCAAAGCATATTGCTAGAACATTTCAGAATATTAGACTTTTCACTGAATTAACTGTACTTGAAAATGTTATGATTAGTTTTAACTTTCAAGCAAAATCTAGTTTGTTTACATCTATTATTAAGACTCCAGCTCACATTTATGAGGAACAAAAAATGAAGCAAGAGGCTTTAGAAATATTAAAAATTTTTAAATTAGATGATAGTGCAGATGAGCTTGCGAGTAATCTCCCTTATGGTAAACAAAGAAGATTAGAAATAGCTAGAGCGTTAGCAGCTAAACCTAAGCTTTTACTTCTTGATGAGCCAGCCGCTGGTATGAATCCTCAAGAAACAGTGGAACTTACTGAACTTATTCGCTGGATAAAAAATGAGTTTAAAATATCTATTTTACTTATCGAACATGATATGAAACTTGTAATGAATGTATGTGAATACATTTATGTGCTTTCTTTTGGCGAAATTATTGCTAAAGGAATTCCAAAGGAAATTCAAAAAAATCCACAAGTAATTGAAGCGTATTTAGGAAAGGGGGCGGCACAATAA
- a CDS encoding Lrp/AsnC family transcriptional regulator has protein sequence MDKMDYKILKCLRSNARIKAASISNEIHLSVSAVLERIHKMEKNKVIQNYTIIVDQKKLDNDVCALMEVSLEHPKFYDKFTSAIKCNDNIVSCYYLTGDYDFMLKIICQSSDHLEKIHRAIKSIEGVSATKTHFVLKNIKNTFSVIPDVEE, from the coding sequence ATGGATAAAATGGATTACAAAATATTAAAGTGTTTGAGATCAAATGCTAGAATTAAAGCAGCCTCTATAAGTAATGAAATTCATTTATCAGTTTCAGCAGTTCTTGAGCGCATACATAAAATGGAGAAAAATAAGGTAATTCAAAATTATACCATTATAGTAGATCAAAAAAAATTAGATAATGATGTGTGTGCTTTGATGGAAGTTAGTCTTGAACATCCAAAGTTCTATGATAAATTTACTTCAGCAATTAAATGTAATGATAATATTGTTTCATGTTATTATTTAACTGGAGATTATGATTTTATGCTTAAAATAATTTGTCAATCATCTGATCATCTTGAGAAAATTCATCGTGCAATAAAAAGCATAGAAGGAGTATCAGCAACTAAAACTCATTTTGTTTTAAAAAATATAAAAAATACTTTTTCTGTAATACCAGATGTAGAAGAGTAA
- a CDS encoding branched-chain amino acid ABC transporter permease has product MSTLLQQIVNGICLGSVYALIAIGYTMVYGIIKLINFAHCDIYMVGAFLGYFAATVLGLGFIPCLIFSMVSCAVLGMLIERIAYKPLRNSPNVTLLITTMGMELILQNFVKADFVAGPNTRNFPEVIPLISYKVGAITISNLQITALAITIILCVALQYLVNKTRTGRAMRATSYDRDAAALMGININRVISLTFALGSALAATAGVLVGMLYPRLEPAMGVMPGLKSFVAAVLGGIGIIPGAMFGGLAMGLIETLSKVYISSGLSDAIAFSILIIILIVKPTGLFGKKNNVKV; this is encoded by the coding sequence ATGAGTACTTTATTACAACAAATTGTAAATGGTATATGCCTAGGTAGTGTATATGCATTAATAGCTATTGGCTACACTATGGTATATGGAATTATTAAATTAATTAATTTTGCTCACTGTGATATTTATATGGTTGGTGCTTTCTTAGGGTACTTTGCAGCAACTGTATTAGGTCTTGGATTTATTCCATGTTTAATTTTTTCTATGGTTTCATGCGCTGTCTTAGGTATGTTAATTGAAAGAATTGCTTATAAACCACTTAGGAATTCACCTAATGTAACATTGTTAATAACCACAATGGGAATGGAACTTATATTACAAAACTTTGTTAAAGCTGATTTTGTTGCAGGTCCAAATACTAGAAATTTTCCAGAAGTAATTCCTTTAATTTCTTATAAAGTTGGAGCAATAACAATAAGTAATCTTCAAATAACAGCACTTGCTATTACTATTATATTATGTGTTGCATTACAATACCTTGTAAATAAAACTAGAACAGGTAGAGCAATGAGAGCAACTTCTTATGATAGAGATGCAGCAGCATTAATGGGAATAAATATTAATAGAGTAATTTCTTTAACTTTTGCTTTAGGTTCAGCACTAGCTGCCACAGCAGGTGTACTTGTTGGTATGCTATATCCTAGACTTGAGCCTGCTATGGGTGTTATGCCAGGACTTAAATCTTTCGTAGCTGCTGTTCTTGGGGGCATTGGAATTATACCAGGGGCTATGTTTGGTGGACTTGCAATGGGGCTTATTGAGACTTTATCAAAGGTATATATTAGTTCAGGATTATCAGATGCAATTGCTTTTTCAATTTTAATTATAATTCTTATTGTAAAACCAACAGGTTTATTTGGTAAGAAAAACAATGTGAAGGTGTAG
- a CDS encoding AAA family ATPase — translation MDRFVIAITRTCGSGGTTIGKMLSKDLEINMYDRELLRLASEDSGINESLFANADEHVKSSLLYMVSKKVYEGELIPPESNDFTSNDNLFNYQAKILRELAERESYVVIGRCADYILKDNPNVFKIFIHASNEYCIKHQMESLCISEKEAAKQIRKLNKYRRGYYYYHTGNKWENVKNYDLSLDTSKLGIENCVKYIKEYIKLRMNS, via the coding sequence ATGGACAGGTTTGTAATTGCAATCACAAGAACTTGTGGAAGTGGTGGAACAACAATTGGTAAAATGCTTTCAAAGGATCTAGAGATTAATATGTATGATAGAGAATTATTACGTTTAGCATCAGAGGATAGTGGAATTAATGAATCACTATTTGCAAATGCAGATGAGCATGTTAAAAGTAGCTTATTATATATGGTGTCAAAGAAGGTATATGAAGGTGAATTGATTCCGCCAGAAAGTAATGATTTTACCTCAAATGATAATTTATTTAATTATCAAGCTAAGATACTGCGGGAGTTAGCAGAAAGAGAATCTTATGTTGTAATAGGGCGTTGTGCAGATTATATTTTAAAGGATAATCCAAATGTATTTAAGATTTTTATTCATGCATCTAATGAGTATTGTATTAAACATCAAATGGAAAGTTTGTGTATTTCAGAAAAAGAGGCTGCTAAGCAAATTAGGAAATTGAATAAGTATAGAAGAGGATACTATTATTACCACACTGGAAACAAGTGGGAAAACGTAAAAAATTATGACTTATCTCTTGATACTAGTAAATTAGGAATTGAAAATTGTGTTAAATATATTAAAGAATATATTAAGTTAAGAATGAATTCTTAA
- a CDS encoding DDE-type integrase/transposase/recombinase: MINKFLLETVIYLIEIIKYLMTLLVGKNLLKSISDEPVKKEYRKLQVDDQPIFDVPEKLNYKLLIAEYEFKHGKEFAPVKPRKNKALAPKDVICPKCGAPHTYLYDNNGGRGQYLCKVCDTTFNPKNYYQKSIVLRCPHCSKTLERIKARKDFYVYKCKNDNCSFYQNNLKSMTKSEKQDFKKNPGKFKVRYIFRDFTFDFKPLSKESPVKSKVSLPNIMISSYTLGLILTYYVNYGLSSRKTAALLKDIHDIKISHQAILNYVNAVSIVVKPFIDNYDYKLSDSFCGDETYIKVNGKWNYIFFFFDAVKKIILSYRVSPHRDTETAVKAIDDVLSKLKEIPEDLNLITDGNPIYLLAQHFFASHSIKFDVTQVIGLTNKDEVSKEYRPLKQIIERLNRTFKGNYRATTGFGSPNGSVAFVTMFVAYFNFLRPHSALEGKTPVILEELESMSNMPTRWCKFIELSQDFVLNNCTITA; this comes from the coding sequence ATGATTAATAAGTTTCTTCTTGAAACTGTAATTTATCTTATTGAAATTATAAAGTATCTCATGACTTTGCTGGTTGGCAAAAACTTGCTTAAAAGCATTTCGGACGAACCTGTTAAGAAAGAATACCGAAAGCTTCAAGTAGATGATCAACCAATCTTTGATGTTCCCGAAAAACTTAACTATAAGCTTCTAATAGCTGAATATGAGTTTAAGCACGGCAAAGAATTTGCTCCTGTGAAACCTCGCAAAAACAAAGCGTTAGCTCCTAAGGATGTTATCTGTCCTAAGTGTGGTGCTCCACATACCTATCTTTACGATAATAACGGAGGCCGAGGACAATATCTTTGCAAAGTCTGTGATACCACATTCAATCCTAAAAATTACTATCAGAAATCCATAGTGTTAAGATGTCCTCACTGCAGTAAAACACTTGAAAGAATCAAGGCGCGTAAGGATTTCTACGTTTATAAGTGTAAGAATGATAATTGCTCTTTTTACCAAAATAATCTTAAATCAATGACAAAATCTGAAAAACAAGATTTTAAGAAGAATCCTGGTAAGTTCAAAGTTAGATACATATTTAGAGATTTCACTTTTGACTTTAAGCCACTTTCTAAAGAAAGTCCGGTAAAATCAAAGGTTTCTCTTCCAAACATTATGATTTCTTCTTACACCTTAGGACTCATTCTAACTTACTACGTTAACTACGGTTTATCTTCCAGAAAGACAGCTGCATTGCTTAAAGATATTCATGATATTAAAATATCTCATCAAGCAATTTTAAACTATGTTAATGCCGTTTCAATTGTAGTTAAGCCATTTATAGATAACTACGATTATAAACTTTCTGACTCTTTCTGCGGCGATGAAACCTACATAAAAGTTAACGGTAAGTGGAACTATATTTTCTTCTTTTTTGATGCTGTTAAAAAGATTATTCTATCTTACAGAGTATCACCACATAGAGATACCGAAACGGCTGTAAAAGCCATCGATGATGTTCTAAGTAAGTTAAAAGAAATACCTGAAGATCTTAATCTTATAACTGATGGTAACCCTATATATCTTCTTGCACAGCACTTCTTTGCAAGCCATAGTATAAAATTCGATGTTACTCAAGTTATAGGCTTAACCAATAAAGATGAAGTTTCAAAAGAATATAGGCCATTGAAGCAAATTATTGAACGTCTTAACCGAACCTTTAAAGGCAATTATAGAGCTACTACTGGCTTCGGAAGTCCTAACGGGTCGGTTGCATTTGTAACTATGTTTGTGGCATACTTTAACTTTCTAAGACCACATTCTGCCCTTGAAGGCAAAACTCCTGTAATCCTTGAAGAGTTAGAGTCAATGTCCAACATGCCTACTAGATGGTGCAAATTTATTGAACTATCTCAAGACTTTGTTCTAAATAACTGTACAATAACTGCCTAA
- a CDS encoding DUF4392 domain-containing protein encodes MNQQELTIFNLGENLDNLMNLDPRGYGVCRILYSAAREYTKEPLTTNAAKKLVNTLKDGDLVYIMTGFVLLPFKKAEMDGIVSSMILARALVKAFNVKPVIICPEDNMEAVKNLAQVIGVHLYDSIEELKEYPISIAAVPFTKDENVAAKQADEIIAKGLPSAVISIECPGANSIGVYHNAVGLNVTELEAKQDILFTKLQDKGVLNIAIGDLGNEIGMGTISEHLQEYIPYAAKGKCNCGCNGGIAVATKADNIITATVSDWGCYGLIAAIAYLKKDLEILHTKELQEEAMVVASRSGMIDMYGWLVPAIDGFGLSMNLSIVNLMRECVSYSIKLEDTCATWFDKVIELGFYENVV; translated from the coding sequence ATGAATCAACAAGAATTAACAATATTTAATTTGGGAGAGAATTTAGATAATTTAATGAATTTAGACCCTAGGGGATATGGTGTATGCCGCATTTTATATTCTGCAGCAAGAGAATATACAAAAGAGCCTTTAACTACAAATGCAGCAAAAAAATTGGTGAACACCTTAAAAGATGGCGACTTAGTCTATATAATGACTGGGTTTGTACTTCTTCCTTTTAAAAAGGCTGAGATGGATGGAATTGTTAGCTCTATGATATTAGCTAGAGCTTTAGTTAAAGCTTTTAATGTGAAACCTGTAATAATATGTCCTGAAGATAATATGGAGGCTGTAAAAAATTTGGCGCAAGTAATAGGAGTTCACTTATATGATAGCATAGAGGAATTAAAAGAATATCCTATATCTATTGCAGCTGTACCATTTACAAAGGATGAAAATGTAGCTGCCAAGCAGGCTGATGAAATCATAGCTAAGGGATTACCAAGTGCTGTTATTAGTATTGAGTGTCCAGGGGCAAATTCAATTGGTGTTTATCATAATGCAGTAGGACTAAATGTAACTGAATTAGAGGCAAAACAAGATATTTTGTTTACTAAATTACAGGACAAGGGTGTTCTTAATATAGCAATAGGAGATCTTGGAAATGAAATTGGTATGGGAACTATTAGTGAACATTTACAAGAATACATTCCATATGCAGCTAAAGGAAAATGTAATTGTGGATGTAATGGTGGAATTGCAGTAGCTACAAAGGCAGATAATATTATTACTGCAACAGTTTCTGACTGGGGATGTTATGGGCTAATTGCGGCAATAGCTTATTTAAAGAAAGATTTAGAAATACTACATACAAAAGAGTTACAAGAAGAAGCAATGGTTGTAGCTTCAAGAAGTGGAATGATAGATATGTATGGATGGCTTGTGCCTGCTATAGATGGATTTGGATTATCAATGAATCTTTCAATAGTTAATTTGATGAGAGAATGTGTATCTTATTCTATTAAATTAGAAGATACCTGTGCAACTTGGTTTGATAAAGTTATTGAATTAGGTTTTTATGAAAATGTTGTGTAG
- a CDS encoding ABC transporter ATP-binding protein, whose product MLKVENINISYGAIHAIHDLSLEVNNGEIVTLIGANGAGKTSTLRAISGLNPIKSGEITYNGKIIGNIGAHKIVSYGLSQVPEGRRVFGDQTIEENLLLGAYLRKSKSEIKASMEEVFTLFPRVKERRKQLAGTMSGGEQQMLAIGRALMAKPKLLLLDEPSMGLAPIVVEEIFEIIKNIRKAGTTILLVEQNANAALQIADRGYVLETGSVVLEGLAQDLLHDDSVRKAYLGE is encoded by the coding sequence ATGTTAAAAGTAGAAAATATTAATATATCTTATGGTGCAATTCATGCTATTCACGATTTGAGTTTAGAAGTAAATAATGGAGAAATTGTAACTTTAATTGGAGCTAATGGTGCTGGGAAAACTAGTACACTCAGAGCAATTAGCGGTTTAAATCCAATTAAATCTGGTGAAATCACTTATAATGGCAAAATAATTGGCAATATTGGAGCACATAAGATAGTATCTTATGGTCTTAGCCAAGTTCCAGAAGGAAGAAGAGTATTTGGTGATCAGACAATAGAAGAAAATCTTTTATTAGGAGCTTATTTAAGAAAGAGTAAATCTGAAATTAAAGCATCAATGGAAGAGGTATTTACATTGTTTCCAAGAGTAAAGGAAAGAAGAAAGCAGCTTGCAGGAACTATGTCAGGTGGTGAGCAGCAAATGCTTGCAATAGGGAGAGCGTTAATGGCAAAACCTAAATTATTATTGCTTGATGAACCATCAATGGGTCTTGCTCCTATTGTAGTTGAAGAAATCTTTGAAATAATAAAAAACATCCGTAAAGCTGGAACAACAATTCTTTTAGTAGAGCAAAATGCAAATGCTGCACTTCAAATAGCTGATAGAGGTTATGTTTTAGAAACAGGTAGTGTTGTATTAGAAGGATTAGCACAAGATTTATTACATGACGATTCTGTTAGAAAAGCATACTTAGGAGAATAA
- a CDS encoding branched-chain amino acid ABC transporter permease, whose protein sequence is MVNKISKNEDNPSLSLVKTTYTRYMITTVVLALIYVFLMFLVNQGIIGDYILRIMKQIGIFLIAALGLNLILGFTGQFTMGHAAFMSIGAYGSAIMTKNFNMPFPIALLVGIILAGILAALIGYPILRLKGDYLAICTLGFGEIVKVVIQNVDYVGGARGISGIPGSTSFLIVLIGVALCYAILKNLIHSSKGRAIMAIREDEIAAEAMGINSTKYKMIAFIIGSSMAGLAGGLYAHFNSFIDPASFAFSKSIELITYVVLGGMGSLSGTVIGTSILIYLPECLRGLSEVFKTYRILIYAVMLVLMMIFRPQGILGTREITVDNIIKFFKKFGKNSTKNIVQSEKAGE, encoded by the coding sequence ATGGTAAATAAGATAAGCAAAAATGAAGATAATCCAAGCTTAAGCTTGGTTAAAACCACATATACGAGATATATGATTACAACAGTTGTCCTTGCCTTAATTTATGTGTTTTTAATGTTTCTTGTAAACCAAGGAATAATTGGTGATTATATACTAAGAATTATGAAACAAATTGGTATTTTTTTAATTGCAGCCTTAGGTCTTAATCTTATATTAGGGTTTACTGGTCAATTTACTATGGGACATGCTGCTTTTATGTCAATAGGAGCATATGGCTCTGCAATAATGACTAAAAATTTTAATATGCCCTTTCCAATTGCCTTACTTGTAGGAATCATATTAGCTGGAATTTTAGCAGCGTTAATTGGATATCCAATATTAAGACTTAAAGGGGATTATTTAGCTATTTGTACCTTAGGGTTTGGAGAAATAGTAAAGGTAGTAATTCAAAATGTAGATTATGTTGGTGGTGCTAGAGGGATTTCAGGAATACCAGGAAGCACTTCTTTCTTAATAGTATTAATAGGTGTAGCACTTTGTTATGCAATACTAAAAAATTTAATTCATTCTTCAAAAGGTAGAGCAATTATGGCAATTAGAGAAGATGAAATAGCAGCAGAAGCTATGGGAATAAATTCTACTAAATACAAGATGATTGCATTTATTATAGGTAGCAGTATGGCTGGTCTTGCTGGGGGCTTATATGCACACTTTAATTCTTTTATTGATCCAGCAAGCTTTGCATTTTCAAAGTCAATTGAGTTAATAACTTATGTAGTACTTGGTGGAATGGGAAGTTTATCAGGAACTGTAATTGGAACTTCAATTCTTATTTATTTACCTGAATGTCTAAGAGGACTTAGTGAGGTATTTAAGACATATCGTATTTTAATATATGCTGTTATGCTTGTGCTCATGATGATTTTCCGTCCACAAGGTATTCTTGGAACAAGGGAAATTACAGTAGATAATATAATAAAATTTTTTAAGAAATTCGGGAAAAACTCTACAAAAAATATAGTTCAAAGCGAAAAGGCTGGTGAGTAG
- the alr gene encoding alanine racemase, whose translation MGEYFRTYAKIDLEAILHNINEAKKRIEKNVKIMAIIKADGYGHGAAALGNFLKSEVDYYGVATLEEALELRQAEIELPILILGYTSPSQYIEVVKNNITQTVYNTEMAKEMSKAGAICEKEAKVHIALDTGMTRIGFDANEDGIAAVQEILTFSNLVVEGLFTHFATADEADKSYSKLQISKYDKFVALLEERDINIPIKHMCNSAGIMEFDHHRFDMVRSGIITYGLYPSEEVNKNAITLKPALQWKTHVINVNKVDAGHGVSYGKTYITKNETKIATLSVGYADGYPRALSSKGRVLIHGEYAPIIGRICMDQMMVDVTHIDNVKIEDEVTLVGKDGDNIIYVEELANMAGSFNYEFVCGIGKRVERIYNGLEHITDNKIEEMDKKLVMI comes from the coding sequence ATGGGAGAATATTTTAGAACTTATGCAAAAATAGATTTAGAGGCTATTTTGCATAATATAAATGAAGCAAAAAAACGAATAGAAAAAAATGTGAAGATTATGGCAATAATTAAGGCTGATGGATATGGACATGGCGCTGCTGCCCTAGGTAATTTTCTTAAAAGTGAAGTGGATTATTATGGTGTAGCTACTTTAGAGGAAGCTCTAGAGTTACGTCAAGCTGAAATAGAATTACCTATATTAATTCTCGGATATACATCACCTAGTCAATATATAGAAGTAGTTAAAAATAATATTACTCAAACTGTGTATAATACTGAAATGGCTAAGGAAATGTCAAAGGCAGGAGCAATATGCGAAAAAGAAGCAAAAGTTCATATTGCTCTAGATACTGGTATGACTAGAATAGGTTTTGATGCAAATGAAGATGGAATAGCAGCAGTTCAGGAGATTTTAACTTTTTCAAATTTAGTAGTTGAAGGTTTGTTTACTCATTTTGCTACAGCAGATGAAGCTGATAAAAGTTATAGTAAACTGCAAATAAGCAAATATGATAAATTTGTAGCTTTACTAGAAGAAAGAGATATAAATATTCCTATTAAGCATATGTGTAATAGTGCTGGAATTATGGAATTTGATCATCATCGCTTTGATATGGTTAGGTCTGGAATAATTACTTATGGATTATATCCATCCGAAGAAGTTAATAAAAATGCTATTACATTAAAACCAGCGCTTCAATGGAAAACCCATGTGATAAATGTAAATAAAGTTGATGCAGGTCATGGGGTAAGTTATGGGAAAACCTATATTACAAAAAATGAAACAAAGATAGCTACTCTTTCTGTAGGATATGCTGATGGATATCCTAGAGCTCTTTCTTCAAAGGGAAGGGTATTGATACATGGAGAATATGCACCAATTATAGGAAGGATTTGCATGGATCAAATGATGGTGGATGTTACACATATAGATAATGTGAAGATTGAAGATGAAGTAACTTTAGTTGGGAAAGATGGAGATAATATTATTTATGTTGAGGAATTAGCTAATATGGCTGGAAGTTTTAATTATGAGTTTGTTTGCGGGATAGGTAAAAGAGTTGAGCGAATTTATAACGGTTTAGAGCATATTACAGATAACAAAATAGAGGAAATGGACAAGAAATTGGTCATGATATAA
- a CDS encoding putative hydro-lyase: MDYSKMKPSEVRNLIREGKITGPTSGMCAGYAQANLVILPKELAYDFLLFSQRNPKACPILEVSDVGSRSLRYIAEDADIAKDIPKYRVYEDGILTGEYTSVEHLWRDDFVSFLIGCSFSFESELLEAGVPVRHIEENCNVPMFITNIECEPAGIFNGKMVVSMRPIPYNQIVKSVMVTGAMPKVHGTPIHIGEPSVIGISDISKPDFGDSVKIKEGEVPVFWPCGVTPQSVVMNVKPKIVITHSPGHMLITDTKNIDIKFS, translated from the coding sequence ATGGATTATTCTAAGATGAAACCGAGTGAAGTTCGAAATTTAATACGTGAAGGCAAAATTACAGGGCCAACTTCAGGAATGTGTGCTGGATATGCACAAGCTAATTTGGTTATCTTGCCAAAGGAGTTAGCCTATGATTTCTTATTATTTAGTCAAAGAAATCCAAAAGCTTGTCCTATATTAGAAGTTAGTGATGTGGGAAGCAGGAGTTTAAGATATATTGCAGAAGATGCAGATATAGCTAAGGATATACCTAAATATAGAGTTTATGAAGATGGAATATTAACTGGTGAATATACTAGTGTTGAGCATTTATGGAGAGACGATTTTGTGAGCTTTTTAATAGGGTGCAGCTTTTCATTTGAATCAGAGCTTTTAGAGGCTGGAGTACCTGTAAGGCATATAGAAGAAAATTGTAACGTGCCAATGTTTATAACCAATATAGAGTGTGAACCAGCGGGGATCTTTAATGGAAAAATGGTTGTAAGCATGAGACCTATTCCCTATAATCAAATTGTTAAATCAGTAATGGTTACTGGAGCAATGCCAAAGGTTCATGGAACACCAATTCATATAGGAGAACCTTCTGTTATTGGAATTTCAGACATTAGCAAGCCTGATTTTGGAGATAGTGTTAAAATAAAAGAAGGAGAAGTTCCAGTATTTTGGCCTTGTGGTGTGACACCACAATCTGTGGTTATGAATGTTAAACCTAAAATAGTGATTACACATTCTCCTGGCCATATGCTTATAACGGATACTAAAAATATAGACATTAAATTCAGTTAA